One part of the Trichoplusia ni isolate ovarian cell line Hi5 chromosome 2, tn1, whole genome shotgun sequence genome encodes these proteins:
- the LOC113508307 gene encoding uncharacterized protein LOC113508307 yields MPCGKRPIIKSWDRPRHIRVITPSRYEQNEASVKVHWKNVIKELELSYKDEQFWETNSETVRELVGPVIFQRIAKIFQLGEDEVEYEPQSEPSTVVPSEQFYLSKFASSQPQFSIMSEYEPSLTEEQTHDEQTAETWSESSGNASEDKVKTLPSARSLNVSKSLSKMLSKTFSRFLSKALSKSHSGKLRSVNQSETFDTLEKLEKEDSEAETDDDLAVKQGSAQTHRKRHRFKNPYYEMLYCNESETDMIKWKSKYKQKTFEVSASDEFSKRAEIRTKQISNDFFNWWVGLGNVEFKSEIKRPEDIEALFQVWFDEHASRGLVLDPKIIPCVLKTIATHTGVHKASCLKALRRQIAFDIKAETSPAHLMAFGSSLPHKLKHVPPQNNTGNLWHGVKIPEDLRSMACVWEDIQHLTATKAFQQWLVKHPQLAMPPFLKELHAPGGDKKQPFIVPSDFVIKGQGQDKAIMPSTQDLALPVSDFSIELKAVLSKLMNQ; encoded by the exons ATGCCTTGCGGGAAGCGTCCCATCATTAAATCTTGGGACAGGCCGAGACATATTAGAGTTATAACTCCGTCTCGCTACGAACAAAATGAAGCTTCCGTCAAAGTGCACTGGAAGAATGTTATCAAGGAGTTGGAGCTATCCTACAAAGATGAACAG ttCTGGGAAACAAACAGTGAAACTGTTCGTGAATTGGTAGGACCGGTAATCTTTCAACGTATTGCGAAGATATTTCAATTGGGCGAGGATGAGGTGGAATATGAACCTCAAAGTGAGCCCTCTACCGTCGTCCCATCGGAGCAGTTTTATTTGTCTAAATTT GCATCATCACAGCCTCAGTTTTCGATTATGAGCGAATACGAGCCCTCCTTGACAGAAGAACAGACTCACGATGAGCAAACAGCTGAGACCTGGTCTGAGTCCTCCGGCAACGCGAGTGAAGACAAAGTCAAGACGTTACCATCGGCTAGATCATTAAACGTATCAAAATCTTTATctaaaatgttatctaaaacATTCTCCAGATTTCTTTCAAAAGCTTTGTCCAAATCACATTCCGGTAAATTAAGGAGTGTAAATCAATCTGAAACCTTTGACACGTTGgaaaaattagaaaaagaaGACTCTGAAGCTGAAACCGATGATGACTTAGCTGTTAAACAAGGCAGCGCACA gACGCATAGGAAACGTCATCGTTTTAAAAATCCTTATTACGAGATGCTTTACTGCAACGAATCCGAGACTGACATGATCAAGTGGAAGtccaaatacaaacaaaagaccTTCGAAGTGTCCGCCTCCGATGAATTCAGCAAGAGAGCAGAAATTAGAACAAAACAA atctCGAATGACTTCTTCAATTGGTGGGTTGGTTTGGGTAACGTTGAATTCAAGAGTGAAATCAAGAGACCCGAGGATATCGAAGCCTTGTTTCAG GTATGGTTTGACGAGCATGCTTCTCGTGGCCTGGTTCTCGACCCCAAAATCATACCGTGCGTTCTCAAGACCATTGCTACCCATACTGGCGTACACAAG GCATCATGCTTGAAGGCTCTGAGGAGACAGATAGCATTCGATATCAAAGCGGAGACCAGTCCAGCACATTTGATGGCGTTCGGCTCCAGCTTGCCGCACAAACTGAAGCATGTGCCGCCGCAGAACAACACTGGCAACCTATGGCACGGAGTCAAGATACCTGAGGACCTTCGCAGCATGGCTTGCGTCTGGGAGGACATACAGCATCTAAC GGCAACGAAAGCGTTCCAGCAGTGGTTAGTGAAGCACCCTCAACTGGCAATGCCTCCGTTCCTCAAAGAGCTGCACGCACCAGGCGGGGACAAGAAGCAGCCCTTCATAGTCCCTTCAGACTTCGTGATAAAGGGCCAGGGACAGGACAAGGCCATTATGCCTTCCACGCAGGACCTCGCTCTCCCCGTCTCGGATTTCTCCATAGAGCTGAAGGCGGTGCTCAGCAAACTGATGAACCAGTGA